One genomic region from Leptolyngbyaceae cyanobacterium JSC-12 encodes:
- a CDS encoding hypothetical protein (IMG reference gene:2510096314): MQKLSSDRRSLISSVFQSTCRSRRDYRRAWLLAASLLASLSVAIHPGQAQSPAATAPAQLKTLLSEIDAAANRRNAQSVVEFYSPTFTHSDGLNRQTLQESLSALWKRYPNLNYRTELKSWKREGNVIVAQTVTYITGTKKEGDREFKLNSQLESRQRIENQKIVSQEILTERSQLTSGTKPPTLKISLPEQVRSGQEFSFDAIVQEPLGEDLLMGAALEETIKPDGFLKVTTVNLEPLNSGGIFKVGRAPNNTEQHWLSAVVVRHDGITMVTQRLRIQGRK; encoded by the coding sequence ATGCAAAAGCTTTCCAGCGATCGCCGATCATTGATCTCTTCCGTCTTTCAATCGACTTGCAGAAGCCGCCGTGATTATCGGCGAGCATGGTTGCTGGCTGCAAGTTTGTTGGCTAGCTTGAGTGTAGCTATTCATCCTGGGCAAGCCCAAAGCCCAGCGGCAACTGCTCCAGCTCAGCTCAAAACGTTATTAAGCGAGATAGATGCGGCAGCAAATCGCCGAAATGCTCAGTCTGTGGTGGAGTTTTACAGCCCAACCTTTACCCACTCCGATGGGCTGAATCGGCAAACGCTACAAGAATCACTGTCAGCACTATGGAAGCGCTATCCCAACCTGAACTATCGCACTGAGCTAAAGTCCTGGAAGCGAGAAGGAAACGTGATTGTGGCACAGACAGTAACTTATATTACGGGAACGAAGAAAGAGGGCGATCGCGAATTCAAGCTTAATTCCCAACTGGAATCGCGTCAGCGGATCGAGAACCAAAAGATTGTCAGTCAAGAAATATTAACCGAGCGCAGTCAGTTGACAAGTGGTACCAAGCCGCCAACATTAAAAATCAGTTTGCCAGAGCAAGTGCGCAGTGGGCAGGAGTTTAGCTTTGACGCGATTGTTCAGGAACCCCTGGGAGAAGACCTGCTGATGGGGGCAGCCCTGGAAGAAACGATTAAACCTGATGGTTTCCTGAAAGTTACAACCGTGAATCTAGAGCCGCTCAATTCAGGTGGCATTTTCAAAGTGGGACGTGCTCCTAACAATACTGAGCAACATTGGTTGTCAGCCGTAGTCGTCCGCCATGATGGCATTACAATGGTGACTCAACGCTTGAGAATTCAAGGACGAAAATAA
- a CDS encoding UDP-N-acetylglucosamine--N-acetylmuramyl-(pentapeptide) pyrophosphoryl-undecaprenol N-acetylglucosamine transferase (IMG reference gene:2510096315~PFAM: Glycosyltransferase family 28 C-terminal domain; Glycosyltransferase family 28 N-terminal domain~TIGRFAM: undecaprenyldiphospho-muramoylpentapeptide beta-N-acetylglucosaminyltransferase), with amino-acid sequence MAAKRLLIAASGTGGHIFPALAVAEQLPDFEIEWLGVPDRLEKQLVPAHYPLHFVNVEGFQTRGLAIIRVLAKFAQSLWQVRSLLQQGQFDGVFTTGGYIAAPAVIAARTLGIPVILHESNALPGKVTRFLSPWCNVVAIGFADAARFLPHAKQTLHTGTPVRAQFLQTPHPDLTDLPIPPDVPLLAVVGGSQGAVAVNKLVRDCAPAWLEAGIWIVHQTGENDPDVNSLIHPHYFPLPFYHNMAGLFHRANLVIGRSGAGTLTELAIAHTPSILIPYPFAANDHQTYNANVFSNSGAARLFQQKELTTERLQAEVLQLFVNHPQELQQMTAKAATLAVPDSAIRLARLLRDQIESRDG; translated from the coding sequence ATGGCAGCAAAACGACTCTTGATCGCAGCAAGCGGAACAGGTGGACACATATTTCCAGCGCTTGCTGTCGCTGAACAACTGCCGGACTTTGAGATTGAATGGCTGGGCGTACCCGATCGCCTGGAAAAGCAGTTGGTTCCAGCACACTATCCATTGCATTTTGTCAATGTGGAAGGCTTTCAAACGCGTGGACTGGCAATCATTCGGGTATTGGCAAAATTTGCACAATCGCTGTGGCAAGTGCGATCGCTATTGCAACAGGGGCAGTTTGATGGCGTGTTTACCACTGGGGGATACATTGCGGCTCCAGCTGTGATTGCGGCTCGCACTCTTGGCATTCCCGTGATCCTGCATGAGTCCAATGCACTGCCAGGAAAGGTCACCCGGTTTTTGAGTCCCTGGTGTAATGTTGTCGCGATCGGGTTTGCAGATGCAGCGCGATTTTTGCCACACGCCAAGCAGACGCTTCATACGGGAACTCCTGTGCGTGCCCAATTTTTGCAAACACCTCACCCCGACCTCACAGATCTGCCGATTCCGCCAGATGTGCCACTGCTGGCAGTGGTGGGAGGTAGCCAGGGTGCAGTGGCAGTCAACAAGCTCGTGCGAGACTGTGCCCCTGCTTGGTTAGAAGCTGGCATTTGGATTGTGCATCAAACTGGGGAAAATGACCCAGATGTTAACAGCCTGATCCATCCTCACTACTTTCCGCTGCCGTTCTATCACAACATGGCAGGACTGTTTCATCGGGCAAATTTGGTAATTGGACGCTCTGGTGCTGGGACATTGACTGAGTTAGCGATCGCCCACACTCCCTCCATCCTGATTCCCTATCCCTTCGCAGCAAACGACCACCAAACCTACAATGCCAATGTTTTTAGCAATTCGGGAGCAGCTCGTTTATTTCAGCAAAAAGAGCTAACTACAGAGCGCTTGCAAGCCGAAGTTTTGCAGCTATTCGTGAATCATCCCCAAGAACTTCAGCAGATGACTGCCAAAGCTGCGACTCTTGCTGTGCCGGATAGTGCCATTCGTTTAGCCCGCTTGCTGAGAGACCAGATCGAGTCGCGAGATGGGTAA